DNA from Papio anubis isolate 15944 chromosome 1, Panubis1.0, whole genome shotgun sequence:
agaaagaaagaaagaaagaaagaaagaaagaaagaaagaaagaaagaaagaaagaaagaaagaaagaaagaaatgctgcaGTAGAATGACATGGAATCTAACAGATCTACGTTCAAATTTTGGATATACAATTTATCTGCTGCATGGTGTGAGCAACATCAATTAAGTATGAACCACTTAAttctcttaacctctctgagtcttctGTTCTATCAAATGACATATTGATTGTGTTGTGAGAATTAATAACATCGCATGTAGTACTCAGTGGGTCATCTGATAAGAGAGGCTGTTCAATAATCGGTAGCCATTGTTATAGTAATAGATTTGGTAGCATTTATACCACAGTGAGGTGTGTGGACTTGAGTAGACATCTAAGGAAAATAGTCTTCAATAAACAGTAGTTACAGAACACTAGTAAACATGAGTAGCATTTCTATAACAATAGCTCCCCCTTACCTGTGGTTTTAGTAACCTGCAGTCAACCATggcccaaaaatattaaatggaaaattccagaaataaacaattcataagttttaaattgcatgccattctgagATTTCATTTCAGCAAGAAATCTCATGCTGTCCTGTTCCATCCCACCCAGGACACAAATCATCCTTTGCCCAACGTGTCTGCACTGTCTACACTACCTGGCTGTTAGTCACTCAGTAGGCATCTTGGCTACAGATCAACTGTGGTGGTATTGCTGTGCTCATATTCAAGGTCAGTAGCAGCCTAAAGCTATGCTATAATGTCTACATCACCCACCTCATTTCCTCTCATCATGTAGGCATTTTGTCATCTCACAAGGTCACAAGAAGATGAGTACAGTGTAGTAAGATATTTAGGGGGAGATCATGTTCtctacagtatattgttataattattctattttattatcattagttgctgttaatctcttactgtgcctaatttagaaattaaacttcaTCATAGGTATATGTGTATAGGAAAATCGTGGTGTATATAGAGTTTTTTActgtctgtggtttcaggcatccactgggggtctcaGAATGGATCCCCCATGGATAAGGGGGCTCTACTGTATCTGTATCCAagcctttgttttctctctattGGGTATGTGGACTTGGGTAAGATGCCTGAGGATGTAAAAGGCGCAAAAAACTGTTTGGGAGGAAACAAAGCATGTTTTATTATGATAGTGTTATCACCGTGTCACACAGGGATGTGGCCACTCAACCACAGGACCTGTCCCTCCTCTAAGTCTCAGTGGGAAAAAATTTCAGTCCCCCGTGGGAACTTCAGAAAGATACCCAGCTCACCAGCTCCAAGCCTGAAATGTCCTGGGAGCATTAAACTTTCTGGCTGTTTATTGCATCCAGCTAAGGTGTTCTGTGCTGCATTTACCACACGGACAGGGAATCCCCAGGGCTTTTCAGGGGCTAGAAATCTACTCTTCAACCCCGTTCTGATACAAATAGGACCCCTGGATCTGCCAGCTGCTGCAAACTAATACTAGGGAGAGGTATGAAAGAGACACAGCCTCTGCCTTCAGCCAGGCGGGGAAGACAATATGCACATAAAATAAACAAGGCTGGACTGGTCAGGTAAGGAAGAGGCCAAGCTGGACCTGGAAGGGtgggagctgaggcagcagaaaggATTAGAGAAGACATTCCCAACAGCAGAACAGCTAGAGCAGAAGGTGGTGGCATGCATGGCAAGCACTGAGGAAGCCAGCTAGCATGGAGGATCTGTGGCTTCAAGATGGGGGATCTCAGCTCCCCAGCTAGCATGGAGGATTTGTGGATTAGAGATGGGGGATCCCAGCTGCCCAGACCGGGATCCCTTTGGTGGTCATGTGTTAGCATCATGGCTCAGAAGTCTTACAGAGATAAATGGAGAGTTGCACCGACTTGAAAAGTGGTTAGAACCAGATTGGGAAAGGCCTGGACTTCCAGTGTAAGGAGATGTGAGACAAGGAATGATAGCTGAGACAGTATCTGCTGGTGGAGGTGATGAAGGGAGGCCCACAGAAGGCCTCTGCATGAGTCCAGGTCTGGGGTGTGGATTGGGGGAAAGGACGATGTGGGCGCCTCCTAGTTCTCAGCCCTCATCATCCTGGTGCCAGGGTTTGCTATCCTCACTGCTGACCAGTCCTTATCTCTTGAAAAGTTTTCCCTCCCAATGTCCAAGACCCTGAGCTGCCCTAGGTCTCCTCTAACCTTCACAAACATTCCTTATCTGggacatttttatctttcatccAATTATTGGTGGTCCTTAAAGCACAGAACACGCATCTGACACTATCTTCTTTTGTTCATTCAGCCTCAGTCAATTTTTCCAGCTTCCTCACCTTCACTGTCAGTCATGGCTGTCAGCCCTAATGATAATGTTTTCAGCCCTGTTGTTTGGAAGCTCAGACACTTGAGCATACACCTGTACCTACTCTTTCCTCTCTCCACTCCTCCTTCTACCCAAGCTTCCTAGGATCTAAATTGCTTCCACTTATTAAGCAATTTCTATAAACCAGGTATATTTCATGGAATCTTCACTATGAAGGAGATACTACTCCTATTTTACACATGAAAGACCTGGGAGGCTAAATGACTTGGGAGTAGGTGAAGAGGCTTAAGTGAGAGGCTGTGTGACTTGGGAACAGGAGAAGAGACCACTAGACTCCAGAGTGCTGATGCCTGAGACTATGCTCTAGGTATTCTCCAACGCTCTGGACATACCTCTAGCTCCCATGGGAAGTCTCCTGCCAACACAACCCTGTTGAGCTCAGCCCACCTCTTGGTGCTCAGGCACTGATGCGATCATGGGTCTCTAGCCTGGTGTTCCTGGTATCAAAGAACATCAGAGCTGGAAGGACCCTCTGGAATCCaacagcttcatttttttttaaatgggactCTGAAGCTCAGAGAAAGATATGGAGTTACCCAAGATCCCACAGAAAAtcagaggcagaggcaagatTAGTCCTGAGTTCTTCTGATTTCCAGACTCATCCCACTTATACTAAGCCCTTTTATTTGCCAAGTGATTTGTATTTTGCAAAATGTCTTGACATACAGTATCTCATAGGTTCCTTGCCATAATCCTGTGCCTAGATGTTCCATCTCTATTtaacagatggggagactgaggccaatGGAGGTGAAGGGACTTGCCAAAGGTCAAGCAACTGGGTGAGTGACAACCATGGACACCCAGGAACAGTTGAGTTAAAAATGTGGTCACGAAGTGGCAGTTGTAAGGATTCAACATAAAATTTCACTTAGATCCAAGTACAAGAAATGAAGCCCAGACAGGCCCCAGGGAAAGTGGGAATAGCAAGCCAGGAATCAGGGCAGGCCTGTGTCTCAGGTGCTCAGGGTGGTGAGATCTCTCCCCTCTGCTGCTCAGCATGTCTTGTATCATCTCTGGAAgaccttcattttcttctcctccaTCACCTGAGTCGCCCTGTGACCTTGGGTTGCCACCACATTACCTCTGGTTGACAGTACCCTAAGCCCCCACAGGTCATAATTAGATTTTCAGCAGAGGCATCTACTCACTCCTGGCTTCCTTGTCCTTTTCATCCAACTCAACAAAGGTTTGATTTAATCTGTGTGAGTTACTGTGCACCGTGCTGTGTGTAGCTCAGTTTCTGTCAATCCCAGCCTTCCTTTCCCAAGGAAGGGACAGAACAGGGAAGTCCTTGTCTCTCCTTAATAGGCAGATCACCATGCAGAGCCTTGGCAAGAAAAACCACAGCTCTGTGTCTGAGTTCATCCTCCTTGGCTTCCCCAGTGAGGCACAGGCCAGAATGGCCCTGTttgccttcttcctcctcctctacctCATCACCCTTCTGGGCAACGGACTCATCGTCATGCTGATCTACCTGGACTCACACCTCCATATGCCCATGTACTTTTTTCTCAGTGTCCTTTCTTTGGTGGACATGAGCTATGTCACTACCACTGTGCCCCAGATTTTGGTTAATATGGTGTGTCCAAGGAGGACCATCTCCTGGGGAGCTTGTGTAGCCCAGATGTTCATCTTCTTGGTCCTGGGCATTGCTGAGTGCGTCCTCTATGCCATTATGGCCTATGACAGGTATGTTGCCATTTGCTTCCCCCTTCACTATACCCTACTCATGAGCCATTCCATTTGTATCAAGATGGTCATTGTCTGTTGGTCCATTGGCATCACTGGGGCGCTGATCTACACTGTCTTCACCATGCATCTGCCTTATTGTGGCCCCTACAAGATAAACCACTTCTTCTGTGAGGTCCCTGCTGTCCTGAAGTTGGCCTGTGCAGACACATCTTTTAATGACAGGCTGGACTTCATCTTGGGTTTCATCCTGCTTTTGGTCCCACTCTCCCTCATCCTGGCCTCTTATGTCCGCATCTTTACCTCCATCTTCAGAATCCGCTCAGCACAGGGGAGGCTCAAGTCCTTCTCCACATGTGCTTCCCATGTCACCATGGTCATCATGTTCTATGGGCCAGCCATCGTCATGTACATGAGGCCGAGTTCCTGGTATGACCCGAAGCGGGACAAGAAACTAGCGCTGTTCTACAATGTTGTCTCTGCCTTCCTCAATCCCATCATCTACAGCCTCAGGAACAAGGATGTAAAGGAGGCCTTTCTGAAAATACTTAGAGTCAGAAGGACAGCTTAATGACTCAGGATGTTTCAGAGTTGTCCATAGTCATGGGCAGACTGGATGGGCTCATTGGATATCATACAGGTACCTCAGTTCTGACCAACCTGAGTCTTCCTGCGGCTGTAAGCAGCCAGAAGATGGTGTGGCCACCCTAACTGGGAAGTCCTCTATCATTGGCTGAAAAACTTTCAGCTCCTGCCACCCAAAGACTCAGTTGAGTATTGAAGGCAAAGGATTTCTTTACAGAGACTATGTCCTTGCGGTTCATGGCCATTGCTTTTCCTGGGTTCTCTCCTTACCTCTGGAAGTTTATGTCAGTTCAGCATAATGGCACTCACATGTTTAACATGCACACGTGCTCTTTCCCAGTGTGAAAACCACATAAAGAGTCATTTGGGGTGAAAATGACATAAAAAGCAGGCAGATTATGCAGGGACATAGTCTTGCATTACTGTCCGACAAACACAAGTAATATTTAGCATTGCTTTTTGCACTAGGTGCCTATAAAATAAGAGCTAGAGTTGTTTTAGACATATATGTATAACAATATGGCTAATAACTAGTCTAGTCTGCTCTGGGCTCAGTTTGTAGTACTGACTTTTACATGATCAGTTTAAAATTTGCACTTTAAATCTCATTTTTGGGGGCAAAAcctttgaatagacatttctcaaaaggaggcATACAGatgacaaacaggcatatgaaaaggtgctcaacatcactgatcatcagagaaatgcaagtcaaaactatagtgagatatcatctcaccccagttaaaatggctttatccaaaagtcagggactaacaaatgctggtgaggatttggagaaaaggaaaccctcaaacactgttggtgggaatgtaaattactacaaccactatggagaacagtttggaggtttctcaaaaaattaaaaatagagctaccatatggtGCAGCAAGCAACCCCACTGCTGGGTCTACACCCCAAAGacaggaaatcagtatattgaagagatatctgcactcccatgtttgttgcagcactgttcacaatggccaagatttgaaagcaacctaaatgtccaccagcagatgactggataaagaaaatgtggtacgtacaCACAATGAAGTAATATTCAGCCGTAAAAAATAATGAGGTTCTGACACttgcaacaatgtggatggaactggagcttattatgttaagggaaataaggcaggcacagaaagacaaactttacatgttctcacttatttatgggatctaaaaatatctaaacaattgaactcatggaagtagagaatagaaggatAGGTCTAGcagaggaggtggggatggttagtggttacaaaaaaatagaaagaataaataagacagtgtttgatagcacaaaagGGAGACTATTATTAGTAATaatgtaattatacatttaaatataactaaaagagtggaattggattgtttgtaaaacaaaggataaatgcttgagaggctagataccccattttccatgatgtgattattatggaTTGCTTGCCTGTACCAAAATCTCTCATGTACCCCATCAATATATCcccctactatgtacccataaaaactaaaaattaaaaaatctaaaaagtaagtaaataaatgtcatttttatttgagaaaacagATACAGGTTGAttatcctttatcagatatactTGGAACcagaagcatttcagatttggaCTTTTcttagattttggaatatttgtattacaCTTACTGGTTCAGCATCCCTAATCCGAAAATCCGAAATCTGAATATTCCAATGAGCATTCCTTAGAGCATCAAGTCAGCACTC
Protein-coding regions in this window:
- the LOC101014451 gene encoding olfactory receptor 2G3-like, which codes for MQSLGKKNHSSVSEFILLGFPSEAQARMALFAFFLLLYLITLLGNGLIVMLIYLDSHLHMPMYFFLSVLSLVDMSYVTTTVPQILVNMVCPRRTISWGACVAQMFIFLVLGIAECVLYAIMAYDRYVAICFPLHYTLLMSHSICIKMVIVCWSIGITGALIYTVFTMHLPYCGPYKINHFFCEVPAVLKLACADTSFNDRLDFILGFILLLVPLSLILASYVRIFTSIFRIRSAQGRLKSFSTCASHVTMVIMFYGPAIVMYMRPSSWYDPKRDKKLALFYNVVSAFLNPIIYSLRNKDVKEAFLKILRVRRTA